Sequence from the Acidobacteriota bacterium genome:
GTCGAAAAGGAACTGGGACCGGAGCATCCCGACGTGGCCACCAGCCTCAACAACCTGGCGTTCCTGCACCGGCATCAGCACCGGTACGCCCAAGCTGAAGCTCTCTACAACCGGGCCATCGAAATCTACCGGAAGGCGCTGGGAGGGGAGAACCGTCAGGTCGCGGCGGGTCTGGAAAATCTGGCCGACCTGCACCGGATCCAGGGGAAACCGGATCGGGCCGAGCCCTACTACCGGCAGGCCCTGGCCATCTACGAAAAGATCCTGGGACCGGAACACCTTCAGACGGCTCCCAGCCTCTTCTCCCTGGCCGAACTCCATCGAGTCCAGGGCAGGTACGGCGAGGCCGAGCCCCTCTACCGGAGGGCCATCGCCATCTACGAGAAGGTCCTTGGACCGCAGCATCCCGACGTGGCCAGGAGCATGGGCGGCCTGGCCGAGCTCTTTCGGGCTCAGGGCAGGCTTTCCGAAGCCGAACCGCTCTTCAAGCAGTCACTGGAGATATCCAAGAAGGCTCTGGCGCCGGGACATCCACAGGTGGCCTGGAGCCTCGGAAACCTGGGATTCCTCTATCGCGACCAGCAACGGTACGCGGAAGCGGAGCCGCTCCTCCGGGAGGCCCTGGAGATCGGCAAGCGGAGCCTGGGGCCCGGCCACGCCCTGGTGACGGCGATCCAAAGAGCCTATTCGCAGCTTCCGCAGCAGGGTCGGGGCGGCACAACGCAGTAGGCGCCGGGAATCCTCCGGGCTATCCCACCAGAGAGGCGGCGACGGCGTTGGAGACGATTCCCAGCTCCCGGTCGCTGTAGGGCTTGTTGCTGAACAGGGTCATGAAGAGGCCGGTCTCCGGGTCGGCCCACACCGAGCAGCCCGTCACACCGTAGTGGCCGTAGGACTGCGGCGAGACCAGGCTTCCCATGAACTTGAAGTGCCCGTTGTCCCGCAGTTGCCAACCCAGGCCCGTGGCGTGGGCGATCCGGTGAGCCTGGCTCAAGCCGGGAAGCCGCGGGATCTGGTTGCCGGTCATCATCCGGACCGTGGCCGGGCTGAAAACGCGAACTCCCCGGTACTCTCCGCCGTTGAGGAGCATCTGGAGAAACCGGCTGTAGTCGCGCACCGTGGAGAAGATCCCGCCCCAGGGGTTGGCCAGGCGGTGGAAGTAGTCGGTGTTCCAGTTGCTCACCGCCGCCGCCAGCTCGGGGGGCAGGACACAGTCTGAGATCCGGCTCCGGTCCTGGTCGGTCCGTCCCAGGAACGAGTCGGGCATACCCAGGGGCCGGAAGAACTCCTTTTTCAGGAAATCGGGGGTGGACATGCCGCTAGCGCGGCGGATCGCTTCACTCAGGAGGAGGAAGCCGGCGTTGCAGTACTTGACACCGGTGCCGGGCGGGAAGTCGGACGTTCGCCGTTTGAACATCTCGCGAAGGAACCGGTCCAGGGGTTGACGAGTAGCCCGGAATTCCTGGTTGCGGGGGATGGAGCCGAAACCGGAGGTGTGGGTCATGAGGTGGATGAGGCGGATTCCGTGCTGCTCTTCCGCGATTTCCGGAATGATCTCGTGGAGCGGTTGGTCGAGTTCCAGGAGGCCCCGTTCGATCAGGAGGCAGGCGGCGCTGGCGACGATGGGCTTGGTGCAGGAGGCGATGAGGAAGATGGTGTCGGGACGCACTTCCGGAGCGTCGAGGGTGCCCATTCGGCCGAAGGCGCGGGGAGGGAGGATGCGGTCGCGCCGGCCGGCCAGGATGGCGGCGCCGTATTCGGGGCGGGGGGAGAGCATGCGTTGGACCAGGGCGTAGGCGCGATCGAGGCCCAGGTCTTGGGGGTGGGTGTGGGGTGCTGGTTGGGATGTGACCCGGAGGGGCGGCGCGGCTGAGAGGAGGGCGCCGGCGCTCAGGTGGGTGAGGAAGCTTCGTCTGTTGGAGGGCGGTGGGGGCATGGTGGTGCTGGGGAGAGAGTAAAGGGGAGAGAGCAAAGAGGGAAGAGGTGGGGTTTGGGGAATTGCGATGGGCCGGGGTTTTTTCGGTTGTTTGAAGCGCGGAGGGGGGCTATCGCCCCCCTGCACCCCCCAGTCGGGGACTAACAGTCCCCGCTCCTATTGGAAGTCTCGGCTTTTGAGGCGGATTGAGGTTTTGTCCAGCTTGGGCCTCCAGATCTTGTCGACCACCAGGTGGGTGACTCCCTCTGCCGCCTGGAGGTTGCCGGTGACCCCCATGCAGGAGAGGGTCTTGGCCAGGACGGAATAGCGCTGGAAGGTCTGTTGCCAGATGACCAGGTTCACGAACCCCGTCTCGTCCTCCAGGGTCATGAAGGTGACGCCCCGGGCGGTCCCCGGGCGCTGGCGGCAGATGACCATGCCCGCGTAGCGGACGCGGCGGCCGTCCGGCATCCGGTTGAGTTGGAGGGCGGTGGGCAGTCCCCAGGCGGTCAGAACGGGCCGCAGCGGTTTCAGGAGGTGGGCCTGGGAGCTGTGGCTGGTGACCCGATGGTCCCAGACGATGCTCTCCAGCCGGCTCAGAGGAGGGAACGGGGGCGGAGAAGCGCGGCTGCTCAACGGCAACCGGGGGGGCCGCCGGCCGGCGAGGCCCTGGATCTGCCAGAGCGCGCTCCGGCGGTCCAGGCCGAAGCACTCGAAGGCGCCGGCCTCGGCCAGGGTCTCCAGCTTGTCCTGGCGGAGTCCGCTCCTCCGGACGACGTCCGGGAGATCGCTGAAGGGGGACTGCCGGGCGGCTTCGTCCAATCCGTCCCAGTCCCCCTCTCCCATCCCCTTGACGTAGCGCAACCCCATGCGGACCGCGAATTTGGCGGACCGTCCGGGAGCGGCCGGAGCCGGGACCAGGCTGCAGTCCCAGCCACTTTCGAGAATGCTGACGGGGTGAATCCCGATCCCATGAATCCGGGCGTCGTTGACGATGGTGGAGGGAGAGTAGAACCCCATGGGCTGGGCGTTCAGCAGGGCGCAGGTGAACTCCGCCGGATAGTGGCACTTGAGATAGGCGGTGGCGTAGGCGATATGGGCAAAGCTGGCGGCATGGCTCTCGGGGAAACCGTAGTCGCCGAATCCACGGATCTGCTGAAAGACGCGCTCGGCGAACTCCTTCCGGATTCCCTTCCTCACCATGCGGGACACCAGCCTTTCATGGTGCCGCTCGATCCGTCCCGAACGCCGCCAGGCCGCCATGTCCCGCCGCAACTGGTCGGCCTCGCCCGGCGTGTAGTCGGCGGCCACCATGGCCAGTTGCATCACCTGCTCCTGGAACAGGGGAATCCCCAGGGTCTTCTTCAGGACGGGGATGGGGATATTCGACCGCTTCCTCCCCTTTGCGCCGCCGCAGGTAGGGATGCACCATGCCTCCCGTGATGGGTCCGGGACGGACGATGCTGATCTCGATCACCAGGTCGTAGTAGTTGCGCGGCTTGAGGCGGCCCAGCATAGCCATCTGGGCCCGGCTCTCGATCTGGAACACCCCCACCGTATCGGCGCGGCAGACCATGTCGAAGGTGGCTGAATCCTCCCTGGGGAGGGTGGCCAGGGAAAGGCTCAGGCGGCGGTGCCGGCGCAGGAGATCGAAGCAGAGGTGCAGATGGGTGAGGGCGCCCAGCCCCAGCAGGTCCACCTTGAACAGGCCCGCCTGTTCCACGTCCTCCTTGTCCCACTGGATGACGGTCCGGCCCTCCATGGAGGCGTTCTCGATGGGCACCAGGTCGTGAACGGGCCGGTGGCCCAGCAGGAAGCCGCCGGGATGGATGGAGAGATGGCGGGGGAAATCCTGGATCTCCTGCACCAGATTCACCAGGTGGCCCAGGGCCGGGCTCCGGGAGTCGAGTCCTGCCTGTCCCACCAGTTCTTCGCCCCAGCGCTCGTGGAAAACCAGCTTGGCCAGACGGTCCAGGCTGGTGGCCGAGACTCCCAGCACCTTTCCCACTTCCCGGATGGCGGACCGGTAGCGGTAACGGACCACGTTGGACACCATGGCGGCGCGGTCGCGCCCGTACTTCCGGTACACGTGCTGGATCACCTCTTCCCGGCGGTTGTGCTCGATGTCCAGGTCGATGTCGGGCGGCTCGGCCCGCTCCCGGGACAGAAAACGCTCGAAGAGGAGGTCCACCTGGGTCGGGTCCACGCTGGTGATTCCCAGGGCGAAGCAGACGGTGGAGTTGGCGGCCGACCCCCGGCCCTGGCAGAGGATGCCGTGGCGGCGGCAGTACTCGACGAGCTCGTGCATGGTCAGGAAATAGCCCTCGTACTCCAGCTCCCGGATCAGGTCCAGTTCCTTCTGCAACTGCGGGATCTGGCTGCGGAACTTCCCTCCCAGGCGGTGCTCGGCTCCTTCGAAGGTCCGCCGGCGCAGGTACCGGCTGGAGTCCATTCCTTCCGGCAGGCGTTCCAGCGGATAGCGGTAACGCAGTTCCTGGAGCGAGAAGGAACAGCGGGCGGCCACTTCACGGGTCCGCTTGACCGACTCGGGATCGTCGGCAAAGAGGCGGGCCAGATCGTCCGGACTCTTCAGGGCGTGCTGATCATTGGGCCGGATGAGGCGGCCGGCCGCCGGCAGGGTCACTCCTTCCCGGATGCAGGTCAGGACGTCCTGCAGGCGGCGTCGGCCGGGACAGTGGTAGAGCACCTCCACGGCGGCCACCGTGGGCAGCCCGAAGCGGTCCGCCAACTCCCGGAGCCTGGCCTCCCGCATCACCTCCTCCGCCCGGCGGTGCCTGGGAATCAAGACGTGGAGGCGATCCTGAAAAGCGGCTTGGAGCCGCTCCAGGACAGGTTCCGGTTCGGTCCGGGCGTGAGACCCGGAGTCTGGCGGTGGGATCCCCCAGAGGGCGATCAGGCCGGGGCTGTGCCGGCAGACCTCCCGCCAACCCAGCCGGCACTCCCCCTTGGAGGAACGGAGGTGCCCGCCGGTCAACAGGCGGCAGAGATTGCGGTAGCCCTCCTGGTCCTGGACCAGCAGCAGAAGCTCCGATCCGTCCCGGAGGTCGACCTGGGAGCCCACGATCAGGTGGACGCCCAGGCGGCGGGCGCGGACGTGGGCGCGGACGATCCCGTACACCCCGTTGCGGTCGGTGAGGGCCAGGGCGGAAAGCCCCTGCTCCCGGCAGGCCTCCACCAGTTCCTCGGGGTGGCTGGCCCCCTCCAGGAAGGAGTAGTTGCTCTTGCACCAGAGGGGGACGTAGGGCTGAGGAGCGGCGGCTTTCTTGCCGCCGGACTCCGGAGTCACGACAGGACAGTGGGAGACGGGAGAAGGAGAAAATGGGCGCATCAGGGAATCAGGGGGGAAAAGAATGGGCGGTAGGAAAACCGCCCCTCCTCACTCGACTCGGCCCTGCGAGTACCAGCGCCGCCTTTTCTGGTCGTAGTAGACCCAGAGGATCTCGCCCCGGCCGGTGTTGACGAACCGGTAGTCCCGCCGGACTTCCCGGCTCCACCACCCTCCGTTGATGAGATAGCCCAGTAGACGTCCCAGTCCCGGGGATCGCTTCCACCGGCCCGCCGACTCCAAGAGAGACCGTTTCAGGGGCCGGGGGCGGGCGTGGGCGCGCCGCACCAGGGGGCGCAGGGAGACCGAACGGGGATTGGCCGCCTTGAGCTTCTCCAAGGGCCGCCACTCGGAACGGGCTTCCGGCAGATGCCCCGATTTGAGCCGGGCCGAGAGCACCGAATCGGGGCCGAACTCGGCCCGGACCCGGGCCAGGGCGCGCAGGGCCGCCTCCAGGTTCCGGCGCGGATTCCGTTGCAGGAGGCTCAGCACCTGGGGAGAGGCGGACACCCCCTCCACTTCCAGGGAGAGCTCCACCGGAGGAACCGGCAGGGAGAGGCTCTCCAGGCGCAAACGGACCAGATCCAGCAGGACCGAAACCTTCAAGGTGGGCCGGGCCGGCTGGATCTGCTCGAGGCGGCGGTCTCCATCCTCCAGCAGAAGCTGCAACCGGAGGACGGACACCTTTTGGTTCCTGTCCGCCGCCGCCATCAGCAAGGGGTCCAGCAACTGCTTGATCCGGAAAAGGAGTCTTGCCGCGTTGGATTCAGGCTCCTCCAGTTCCGTCCGGACACGGAGAGGCTCGGGGATCATTCGGGGCTGGAGCGGCAACGAAAGCTCGCCCGCCGCCAGACGGTACAGTGCCCAGGCCTCCTGGCCCAGATGCCGGACGATGCCGCCTTGGGGAAGATCCAGAAAGTCTCCGACGGTGTGAATCCCCAGCTTCTCCAACCGGTCGCGCAAGCTCGGATTGATCCCCAGATGCTGCAGGCGCACCTTGCGGCTGCAGACCTCCTCCATCTCGAAGGAGGGGAGCACCGTCACCCGGTTCTCCGCCTTGGCGATGGCATAGCTGCCGAAACGGCTGAAGCCCACCACGATGCTCGCCGGCAACTCCTCCCGGGAGAGGCGGACGGCCATCTGCCGGGTCCAGTTCTCGAAAGAGCCGTAAAGCTTGTCGAGTCCGCTGGCATCGATCCAGAAGACCCCGGGCTCGTCTTGGGAGGGCTCGACCCCGGGACTGAAATCGGCCAGCAGTTCGTGCACCTGCCGGACCGCGGACTCGATCTCCTTCCCGGACACCGTGCCCGCACACAGGTTCCGATCCAGGGAGAGGCCGGAGGCATAGCGCATCCCCGGCCGAATGCCGGACCCCGCAGCCGCGGAGTTGACCCAGAGGATGGGGCTCTGGGGTTTCTCCTGCTCCACCACCGCCACCGGCCTCTGCCTCCACTCCGGATGCCTCCTCATCAGGAGCTGCAGCGGCAGGGCCCGGATGTTAATGCAGGCCTTCCGGTCCACGGCAGACCTCGGTGTGGCTCCAACCCGGTCCATGACTCCTGTCCTTCAAGATCTCGATCCGGTACTGGAAGCGGTCGACCTCCAGACGCCGGCAGGAAGTCTGCCCCCGCAGCGAGACCATGGTCCCCAGCGAAGGCGCCCCCCGGGCCTTGGAGGTCAGGCAGAGGAGGGCGGCACCGTGAGTCCGCGCCTGCTGGACCAGGCGCGTCTGCAACGGCACCGAAATGGTGGGATTGAAGTTCAGATCCATCACGATCAGTCCGAAGGCTCCCGACCGCAAGAGCCGGTCCGCCGCGCGTCCCGCGGACTGGGCGTCCGGGACGCGAATCACCACCAGGGCGTTCAGGTCCACGCCGTTCCCGGCCGCATCCGGGGCGAAGAAGGTGTCCGGCCCGGCTGCGACCCAGGCCACCGGCTCGCCCTCCATCTGTGCATCCAGCACCAGGCGAAAGGCGGACGTCAGCAGCGCGGCTCCGGACCTGGAGGAGAGCTCGCAGAGGCGGCCGGCCAAGTGCTCCCGGGACCAGAGCGGCGTTTCCGTCCGCGGCGTCGCCGCCGCCCAATCGAGATGGGTCCTGAGACCCCGCAGATCGATGGCTTGCAAGGCTGACATGTTCCCTCCTTTATCAGTCCGTGGTGAAAGTCCCGCGAGCACCGAGACCGTTCCTGCGCCCGCCGGACAAGGCGCTATGGGCGCGCATACCGGGAGTATGTGCGCCCATAGCAACGCCGTCCGCGCCTGTGCAGGGACGGTCGAATGCCGTGATGACTTTTGCCACGGGCTGTTACTCCAGGTTCCTTCTGACTTCGATGACCTTGCCCAGGATCGAGAACGGCTCTCCGTCCTCCCGGGGGACGATGGGCTCGAAGGCATCGTTTTCGGGATGCAGCTCGACCCGGCCCTTCTTTTCCCGGTACCGCTTGACGGTCGCCTCCTCCCCCACCAGGGCCACCACGATCTCCCCCGGCCTGGCGGCCGGCTGCCGGCGGACGATCACGGTGTCTCCCGGCAGGATGCCGGCCTGGAGCATGCTCTCCCCCCGAACGGTCAGGGCGAAGAGCTCCCGGTCGTCGAAACGGGTCTTCTGCACCAGGAGATAATCGCCCGGGTCCTGCAGGGCCGTGGTCAACTCCCCCGCCTGGACGCGGCCCAGCATGGGGATCAGGTGGGAGGAGCGAACCCGCCCCAACTCCGGCAGGCGGTGGGACCGGGCCTTGCCCGAGTCCTTGACCAGCTTCCCCTCGGCCACCAGCGCCTCCAGGTGCTGCCTCGCCGACTGGACCGCCCGGAACCCGAAGGCCCGCTGCACCTCCCGGACGGTGGGCGACGATCCGTTCAGGATCCTCTCCCGCACGAACTCGTAGACCTTTTTTCGCGTCTCCCCAGGCGGCGTATAGGCCATTTCTCCCTCCCTGACCGGCCAAGTGACCGGAAAAACCAGGAACGGAGAGAATAACAGACATTTGTCTGTTATGTCAAGCGTCTTTTCATCTCGAGGATTTTTCCCAGCCCCAGACAACTGGAACTTCTAGAGCCGTAGCCCCACCGGTATCCTTACTTTATTGATATTAGTAAGGTAATACTCTATATTGTAAGTCAATATTGGATATTGCCATGATTGAATCTTCCATTACCAAGAAGGGCCAGACGACACTTCCCAAGCCCGTGCGGGAGGTGCTCGGCCTGCGGGCCGGGGACCGGGTGCGCTACGTCATTTCCGAGGGCAACGTGCGAATTCTGCCGGTCCGGCCCATCGGCCGGTTGTATGGGGTGCTCCGGCATGAAGGGCCCGCCGTTACCGTGGAGCAAATGGAGCAGGCCGTAGCCGACGGGGCAATTGTGGAGTGATCGCACTCGACACCAACGTCCTCGTCCGTTATCTGGTTCGCGACGACGCCAATCAGGCGGAAGCCTCCCGTTCGTTGCTGGATTCGCTCACGGCAGACCGACCCGGTTACGTCTGCCGCGAAGTGGTCGTCGAACTCGTCTGGGTGTTGGAACGGGCCTATGGCCATTCCCGCGACCGGATTGCGGCAGTGCTGGAGGAACTGGTGGCCACCGAAGGGATCGTGGTCGAGGCGGA
This genomic interval carries:
- a CDS encoding recombinase A: MSALQAIDLRGLRTHLDWAAATPRTETPLWSREHLAGRLCELSSRSGAALLTSAFRLVLDAQMEGEPVAWVAAGPDTFFAPDAAGNGVDLNALVVIRVPDAQSAGRAADRLLRSGAFGLIVMDLNFNPTISVPLQTRLVQQARTHGAALLCLTSKARGAPSLGTMVSLRGQTSCRRLEVDRFQYRIEILKDRSHGPGWSHTEVCRGPEGLH
- a CDS encoding DNA polymerase Y family protein; protein product: MDRVGATPRSAVDRKACINIRALPLQLLMRRHPEWRQRPVAVVEQEKPQSPILWVNSAAAGSGIRPGMRYASGLSLDRNLCAGTVSGKEIESAVRQVHELLADFSPGVEPSQDEPGVFWIDASGLDKLYGSFENWTRQMAVRLSREELPASIVVGFSRFGSYAIAKAENRVTVLPSFEMEEVCSRKVRLQHLGINPSLRDRLEKLGIHTVGDFLDLPQGGIVRHLGQEAWALYRLAAGELSLPLQPRMIPEPLRVRTELEEPESNAARLLFRIKQLLDPLLMAAADRNQKVSVLRLQLLLEDGDRRLEQIQPARPTLKVSVLLDLVRLRLESLSLPVPPVELSLEVEGVSASPQVLSLLQRNPRRNLEAALRALARVRAEFGPDSVLSARLKSGHLPEARSEWRPLEKLKAANPRSVSLRPLVRRAHARPRPLKRSLLESAGRWKRSPGLGRLLGYLINGGWWSREVRRDYRFVNTGRGEILWVYYDQKRRRWYSQGRVE
- the lexA gene encoding transcriptional repressor LexA, which codes for MAYTPPGETRKKVYEFVRERILNGSSPTVREVQRAFGFRAVQSARQHLEALVAEGKLVKDSGKARSHRLPELGRVRSSHLIPMLGRVQAGELTTALQDPGDYLLVQKTRFDDRELFALTVRGESMLQAGILPGDTVIVRRQPAARPGEIVVALVGEEATVKRYREKKGRVELHPENDAFEPIVPREDGEPFSILGKVIEVRRNLE
- a CDS encoding type II toxin-antitoxin system PrlF family antitoxin; amino-acid sequence: MIESSITKKGQTTLPKPVREVLGLRAGDRVRYVISEGNVRILPVRPIGRLYGVLRHEGPAVTVEQMEQAVADGAIVE
- a CDS encoding serine hydrolase: MPPPPSNRRSFLTHLSAGALLSAAPPLRVTSQPAPHTHPQDLGLDRAYALVQRMLSPRPEYGAAILAGRRDRILPPRAFGRMGTLDAPEVRPDTIFLIASCTKPIVASAACLLIERGLLELDQPLHEIIPEIAEEQHGIRLIHLMTHTSGFGSIPRNQEFRATRQPLDRFLREMFKRRTSDFPPGTGVKYCNAGFLLLSEAIRRASGMSTPDFLKKEFFRPLGMPDSFLGRTDQDRSRISDCVLPPELAAAVSNWNTDYFHRLANPWGGIFSTVRDYSRFLQMLLNGGEYRGVRVFSPATVRMMTGNQIPRLPGLSQAHRIAHATGLGWQLRDNGHFKFMGSLVSPQSYGHYGVTGCSVWADPETGLFMTLFSNKPYSDRELGIVSNAVAASLVG
- a CDS encoding PIN domain-containing protein, producing the protein MIALDTNVLVRYLVRDDANQAEASRSLLDSLTADRPGYVCREVVVELVWVLERAYGHSRDRIAAVLEELVATEGIVVEADGDVARSAFRYRTGGAGFSDLMILAAVERSGAHPLYTFDRKPARLAGATLLTRKHGERRRIV
- a CDS encoding tetratricopeptide repeat protein translates to MRRLAIRPGTAILLLLASTWVLPQSSFDQDLLNMAGKGQTAIVKVLTGAGADPNARDDQGRTPLMLAAANGHRETVLFLIDAGSEVGAADSAGMTAKAMAEAAGHKVIAELLGAAGGGDNPWNEDKEQSLVRATSLFDLAEIQREQRNYAEAEPLYQRALDIYERVLGPEHPDVAASLNNLALIHRAQGDYSKAEGLYTRALAIVEKELGPEHPDVATSLNNLAFLHRHQHRYAQAEALYNRAIEIYRKALGGENRQVAAGLENLADLHRIQGKPDRAEPYYRQALAIYEKILGPEHLQTAPSLFSLAELHRVQGRYGEAEPLYRRAIAIYEKVLGPQHPDVARSMGGLAELFRAQGRLSEAEPLFKQSLEISKKALAPGHPQVAWSLGNLGFLYRDQQRYAEAEPLLREALEIGKRSLGPGHALVTAIQRAYSQLPQQGRGGTTQ